One region of bacterium genomic DNA includes:
- a CDS encoding 4Fe-4S binding protein gives MSNTVLADLIREKLTSAGASVVGFADISVLEPDARYSLPVGICIGVALDPGIVTRIQNGPTREYGAEYDKTNAFLDKLGSLCAQILRSYDSKSIVITSENARFDKSTLSAALPNKTVATRAGIGWIGKCALLVTKEFGSAVRLKTVLTDADLPAGNPIDESRCGSCRACVDVCPGRALTGKNWSAGAARSDIYDAFACYKAAKSLSDAQGITHSICGMCINACPWTKKYLSRSKWSSIHRRVR, from the coding sequence TTGTCAAACACAGTATTGGCTGATCTGATCAGAGAGAAGTTGACAAGCGCAGGAGCAAGCGTTGTTGGCTTTGCCGATATCAGTGTTCTGGAGCCCGACGCTCGGTACAGTCTGCCCGTAGGTATATGCATCGGGGTTGCGCTTGATCCGGGTATAGTCACCCGCATACAAAATGGTCCCACCAGAGAGTATGGAGCCGAATACGATAAAACAAATGCATTCTTGGACAAGCTCGGCAGTTTGTGTGCGCAAATATTACGCTCATATGACAGCAAATCCATTGTTATAACCTCAGAAAATGCTCGCTTTGATAAATCGACACTAAGCGCTGCACTTCCAAATAAAACCGTAGCAACCCGTGCAGGTATAGGCTGGATCGGTAAATGCGCACTGCTTGTAACTAAGGAATTCGGTTCTGCCGTAAGGCTTAAAACTGTTCTGACAGATGCTGATCTACCTGCAGGAAACCCAATCGATGAATCCCGCTGTGGCTCATGCAGGGCATGCGTGGACGTATGTCCCGGTCGAGCCCTTACCGGAAAGAACTGGAGCGCAGGCGCAGCCCGCAGCGACATCTATGATGCGTTCGCCTGTTATAAAGCAGCAAAGTCGTTGTCTGATGCACAAGGCATAACTCACTCTATATGTGGAATGTGCATAAACGCATGTCCCTGGACTAAAAAATACCTTTCACGCAGCAAGTGGAGCTCCATACACAGGAGGGTCAGATGA